One region of Citrus sinensis cultivar Valencia sweet orange chromosome 6, DVS_A1.0, whole genome shotgun sequence genomic DNA includes:
- the LOC107177575 gene encoding biogenesis of lysosome-related organelles complex 1 subunit 2 — MAGKEEEPKTEARDELAESLNDLFTSVSAMVKSELQGTNNTLELLEKMNLRVAEEYKGFGDVAAGLRVFVEQLKKKSGSFDEYVQQIDSIEQQVTQFEAVISMLDKYVAVLESKMQSLYQHHPTS, encoded by the exons ATGGCAGGGAAAGAGGAAGAACCTAAGACAGAGGCGCGCGATGAACTCGCTGAGTCACTCAACGATCTCTTTACCAGCGTCTCCGCTATGGTAAAATCCGAGCTCCAG ggGACGAATAATACGCTGGAGCTCTTGGAGAAGATGAATCTGAGAGTGGCGGAGGAGTACAAAGGCTTTGGTGACGTGGCGGCGGGGCTCAGGGTTTTTGTGGAgcagttgaagaagaaaagcggGAGCTTTGATGAGTATGTGCAGCAGATTGATTCGATTGAGCAGCAAGTGACGCAATTTGAAGCTGTAATTTCAATGCTCGATAAATACGTTGCCGTTTTGGAATCTAAAATGCAGTCTCTGTATCAACATCATCCAACTTCTTGA